In Enterobacter cloacae, the following are encoded in one genomic region:
- a CDS encoding cytosine permease, protein MRKTEESLHTASGLRIAMILLGIAVTPVLLSSSSLGNQLSSGSLMSVVLLGGLILTILSAITISVGEKARLPTYGIVKYAFGEKGAIAINILMAISLFGWIAVTASMFGHSVHDLLTQHGLNVPLPLLVAAGCVIFVASTAFGFAVLGKVAQIAVPVIVLVLCYILYVATHSDIAMPQTVVSMNTGVAVSTVVGTIIVLVATLPDFGSFVHNRKHALIAAGLTFLVAYPLLYWAGATPSAISGQGSLLGAMTVFGAVLPAALLLIFACVTGNAGNMFQGTLVVSTLLTRFPKWQITLALGGLSAIVGSLDIMAWFIPFLLFLGIAPPPVAGIYIADFFMYRRNGYQDSVLTQEPQIKALTFVAWISGAVVGFMTVKGVFTLTTIPSVDSIVVACIAYALLSRLGQHR, encoded by the coding sequence ATGCGTAAAACAGAAGAGAGTCTTCACACTGCGTCAGGGTTACGGATCGCCATGATTTTGCTTGGGATCGCCGTTACGCCGGTTCTGCTGTCATCTTCAAGTCTGGGTAACCAGCTTTCCAGCGGCAGCCTGATGAGTGTGGTATTGCTGGGTGGACTCATCCTCACCATTTTGTCTGCCATTACCATCAGCGTGGGCGAAAAAGCCCGCCTGCCAACGTACGGTATTGTGAAATATGCGTTTGGCGAAAAAGGCGCGATCGCTATCAATATCCTGATGGCCATCAGTCTGTTCGGCTGGATTGCGGTAACCGCCAGCATGTTCGGTCATTCCGTGCATGATTTGCTCACACAGCATGGGCTGAATGTTCCACTGCCGCTGCTGGTCGCTGCGGGATGTGTGATTTTTGTCGCCTCTACCGCGTTTGGCTTTGCGGTATTAGGGAAAGTCGCCCAGATTGCCGTCCCTGTAATTGTGCTGGTTCTGTGTTACATCCTGTATGTTGCCACCCACAGCGACATAGCAATGCCGCAAACCGTTGTCAGTATGAATACTGGCGTTGCCGTATCGACCGTCGTTGGCACGATCATCGTTCTGGTCGCGACTCTGCCGGACTTTGGCAGTTTCGTGCATAACCGCAAGCACGCCCTGATCGCGGCGGGGCTGACGTTTCTGGTTGCCTACCCCCTGCTGTACTGGGCTGGCGCGACGCCCAGCGCCATTAGCGGCCAGGGTTCCCTGCTGGGTGCGATGACAGTCTTTGGTGCCGTACTGCCTGCCGCGCTGTTGCTGATTTTCGCCTGCGTAACGGGTAATGCCGGGAATATGTTCCAGGGCACGCTGGTCGTGTCAACGTTACTGACCCGCTTTCCTAAATGGCAAATAACCCTCGCGCTGGGGGGATTGTCTGCCATCGTCGGTAGCCTGGATATTATGGCGTGGTTTATCCCGTTCCTGCTGTTCCTCGGTATTGCCCCCCCCCCGGTCGCCGGAATTTATATTGCCGATTTCTTCATGTACCGCCGCAACGGTTACCAGGATTCCGTTCTGACGCAGGAACCACAAATTAAAGCGCTGACGTTTGTCGCGTGGATTTCAGGCGCTGTTGTAGGTTTTATGACCGTGAAAGGGGTGTTCACTCTGACCACTATTCCGTCGGTAGACTCCATTGTTGTGGCCTGTATTGCATACGCGCTGCTCAGTCGTCTGGGTCAACACCGATAG
- a CDS encoding LysR family transcriptional regulator: protein MFISDETLRVIHLVARHQSITTAAEQLNKVPSAISYTIKKTEEALGAELFLRKGRYIELTPAGSYFIEHSKTILGDLEALRRNTVLIHDGIERELTIAVNNIIPTAVLVEFIRDFEQQFSSTTLTLNLEVYNGCWDALYGRRADLVIGAPHAVPGSEGIISAPLGQLEWDFVVSPQHPLAGARHPLDNAELRHYSAVCIRDTSISIAPQQAWLLEGQKPLFVPDFTTAIALIEQNVGIGYIPHHLALPLLNRGTLLKKPMREHKHATTLFLAARSDGMGKVCRWCMDYLQHPALSARLSGG from the coding sequence ATGTTTATTTCTGACGAAACTCTCCGCGTGATCCATCTGGTCGCCAGACACCAGAGCATTACGACTGCCGCCGAGCAGCTAAACAAAGTCCCGTCCGCCATTAGCTATACCATCAAAAAAACGGAAGAAGCGCTTGGCGCAGAACTGTTTCTTCGCAAAGGACGCTACATCGAACTCACGCCAGCGGGCAGCTATTTTATTGAACACAGCAAAACGATCCTCGGCGATCTGGAAGCACTCAGACGTAACACGGTGTTGATCCACGATGGCATTGAACGTGAATTAACGATTGCGGTAAACAACATCATTCCCACCGCCGTGCTGGTCGAGTTCATCCGCGATTTTGAACAACAATTCTCGTCAACGACACTGACGCTGAATCTTGAAGTCTACAACGGTTGTTGGGATGCACTGTACGGCAGACGGGCAGATCTGGTGATTGGTGCGCCCCATGCCGTTCCCGGCAGCGAGGGCATTATCAGCGCCCCTTTAGGGCAGCTGGAATGGGACTTTGTCGTCAGCCCACAGCATCCGCTCGCGGGTGCCCGACACCCGCTCGACAACGCTGAACTGCGTCACTATTCGGCCGTGTGTATTCGTGACACATCCATCAGCATCGCACCGCAACAGGCCTGGCTGCTGGAGGGGCAAAAACCGCTTTTTGTGCCTGATTTCACCACCGCCATTGCATTAATCGAGCAAAATGTGGGGATTGGCTATATTCCGCACCATCTGGCGCTACCGTTGCTCAACAGGGGAACGCTACTCAAAAAACCGATGCGTGAACACAAACATGCCACAACGCTTTTTCTGGCAGCCCGTTCAGACGGTATGGGGAAAGTGTGCCGCTGGTGCATGGACTACCTGCAGCACCCGGCCTTAAGTGCAAGGCTAAGCGGGGGATAA
- the metE gene encoding 5-methyltetrahydropteroyltriglutamate--homocysteine methyltransferase, with protein MTIRNHTLGFPRVGLRRELKKAQESYWAGNTTREELLTVGRELRARHWDQQKQAGVDLLPVGDFAWYDHVLTTSLLLGNVPARHQNKDGSVDIDTLFRIGRGRAPTGEPAAAAEMTKWFNTNYHYMVPEFVKGQQFKLTWTQLLDEVDEALALGHQVKPVLLGPVTYLWLGKVKGEQFDRLSLLNDILPVYKQVLIELGKRGIQWVQIDEPALVLELPKEWLNAFKPAYDALTGQVKLLLTTYFEGVTPNLDTIAALPVQGLHVDLVHGKDDVAELHKRLPTDWLLSAGLVNGRNVWRADLTEKYAQIKDVVGKRDLWVASSCSLLHSPIDLSVETRLDAEVKSWFAFALQKCEELSLLRDALNTGDTAAITEWSAPIQARRHSTRVHNAAVEKRLAAITAQDSQRQNAYSVRAEAQRARFSLPAWPTTTIGSFPQTTEIRGLRLDFKKGNLDANHYRTGIAEHIKQAIIEQERLGLDVLVHGEAERNDMVEYFGEHLDGFVFTQNGWVQSYGSRCVKPPVVIGDVSRPEAITVEWAKYAQSLTDKPVKGMLTGPVTILCWSFPREDVSRETIAKQIALALRDEVADLEAAGIGIIQIDEPALREGLPLRRSDWDAYLAWGVEAFRINAAVAKDDTQIHTHMCYCEFNDIMDSIAALDADVITIETSRSDMELLESFEEFDYPNEIGPGVYDIHSPNVPDVEWIEALLQKAAQRIPAERLWVNPDCGLKTRGWPETRAALANMVKAAQNLRQA; from the coding sequence ATGACAATCCGTAATCACACTCTCGGTTTCCCTCGCGTTGGCCTGCGTCGCGAGCTGAAAAAAGCGCAAGAAAGCTACTGGGCGGGCAACACGACCCGTGAAGAACTGCTGACCGTTGGCCGCGAGCTGCGTGCCCGTCACTGGGATCAGCAAAAACAGGCGGGTGTTGACCTGCTGCCAGTGGGCGATTTCGCCTGGTACGACCATGTTCTGACCACCAGCCTGCTGCTTGGCAACGTGCCGGCTCGTCATCAGAACAAAGATGGATCGGTAGATATCGACACCCTGTTCCGCATTGGCCGTGGCCGTGCGCCAACAGGGGAGCCAGCGGCAGCGGCGGAAATGACCAAGTGGTTCAACACCAACTATCACTACATGGTGCCGGAGTTCGTAAAAGGCCAGCAGTTCAAACTGACCTGGACGCAACTGCTGGACGAAGTGGACGAAGCGCTGGCACTGGGGCATCAGGTAAAACCTGTGCTGTTGGGGCCGGTTACGTACCTGTGGCTGGGTAAAGTGAAAGGCGAGCAATTTGACCGTCTCAGCCTGCTGAACGATATTTTGCCGGTCTACAAACAGGTGTTGATTGAGCTGGGTAAACGCGGCATTCAGTGGGTGCAAATTGATGAGCCAGCGCTGGTGCTTGAGCTGCCGAAAGAATGGCTGAACGCCTTCAAACCGGCTTACGACGCGCTGACGGGTCAGGTGAAGCTGCTGCTGACCACGTACTTTGAAGGTGTCACGCCAAACCTCGACACGATCGCGGCGCTGCCGGTTCAGGGGCTGCACGTTGACCTGGTTCATGGCAAAGATGATGTGGCGGAGCTGCACAAGCGTCTGCCAACGGACTGGCTGCTCTCGGCGGGTCTGGTCAACGGTCGCAACGTCTGGCGTGCCGATCTGACGGAGAAGTATGCACAGATTAAAGATGTCGTCGGTAAACGCGATCTGTGGGTCGCCTCTTCCTGCTCCCTGCTGCATAGCCCCATCGATCTGAGTGTGGAAACCCGCCTGGATGCGGAAGTGAAAAGCTGGTTTGCCTTCGCCCTGCAGAAATGTGAAGAGCTGTCGCTGCTGCGTGATGCGCTGAACACGGGCGATACGGCGGCGATTACCGAATGGAGCGCGCCGATTCAGGCACGTCGTCACTCCACCCGCGTTCACAATGCGGCGGTCGAAAAACGTCTGGCGGCCATCACGGCGCAGGACAGCCAGCGTCAGAACGCTTACAGCGTGCGTGCCGAAGCCCAGCGCGCCCGCTTCAGCCTGCCTGCGTGGCCGACCACCACAATCGGTTCTTTCCCGCAGACAACGGAGATCCGCGGCCTGCGTCTGGACTTCAAAAAGGGCAACCTGGATGCGAACCACTATCGCACCGGCATCGCTGAACACATCAAACAGGCGATTATCGAGCAGGAACGCTTAGGTCTGGACGTGCTGGTACATGGTGAAGCCGAGCGTAACGACATGGTGGAATACTTTGGTGAACACCTGGACGGCTTCGTCTTTACCCAGAACGGCTGGGTGCAGAGCTACGGCTCCCGCTGCGTGAAGCCGCCGGTGGTGATCGGCGATGTCAGTCGCCCGGAAGCGATCACCGTTGAGTGGGCGAAGTATGCGCAATCTCTCACCGACAAACCGGTGAAAGGCATGCTCACCGGCCCAGTGACGATCCTCTGCTGGTCGTTCCCGCGTGAAGACGTAAGCCGCGAAACCATCGCGAAACAGATTGCACTGGCGCTGCGTGACGAAGTGGCGGATCTGGAAGCGGCGGGCATTGGCATCATCCAGATTGATGAACCGGCACTGCGCGAAGGTCTGCCGCTGCGTCGCAGCGACTGGGATGCGTATCTGGCCTGGGGCGTGGAAGCCTTCCGCATCAACGCCGCCGTCGCGAAGGACGACACGCAGATCCACACCCATATGTGTTACTGCGAGTTTAACGACATCATGGATTCCATTGCTGCGCTGGATGCTGATGTGATCACTATTGAGACATCACGTTCAGACATGGAACTGCTGGAGTCATTCGAAGAGTTCGACTACCCGAACGAAATCGGGCCGGGCGTGTATGACATCCACTCACCGAACGTGCCGGACGTAGAATGGATTGAAGCCTTATTGCAGAAAGCGGCTCAGCGTATCCCGGCGGAGCGTCTGTGGGTGAACCCGGACTGCGGCCTGAAAACCCGCGGTTGGCCGGAAACCCGCGCGGCGCTGGCAAACATGGTGAAGGCGGCGCAGAATCTGCGTCAGGCGTAA
- a CDS encoding LysR family transcriptional regulator, with translation MIEIKHLKTLQALRNCGSLAAAAATLHQTQSALSHQFSDLEQRLGFRLFVRKSQPLRFTPQGEILLQLANQVLPQIASALQSCNEPQQTKLRIAIECHSCIQWLTPALESFRQKWPQVEMDFKSGVTFDPQPSLQQGELDLVMTSDILPRSGLHYSPMFDFEVRLVLAPDHPLASKTRITPEDLATETLLIYPVQRSRLDIWRHFLQPAGISPQLKSVDNTLLLIQMVAARMGIAALPHWVVESFERQGLVVTKTLGEGLWSRLYAAVRDGEQRQPVTEAFIRSARNHACDHLPFVRSAERPNGDVPTAKPGSPSLQ, from the coding sequence ATGATCGAGATAAAACACCTGAAAACGCTACAAGCGTTGCGGAACTGCGGTTCTCTCGCAGCGGCTGCGGCCACACTGCACCAGACCCAGTCCGCCCTTTCTCACCAGTTCAGCGATCTGGAACAACGCCTCGGCTTTCGTCTTTTTGTGCGTAAGAGTCAGCCGCTACGCTTTACGCCGCAGGGTGAGATCCTGTTGCAGCTGGCCAACCAGGTGCTGCCGCAGATTGCCAGCGCCCTGCAATCCTGCAACGAGCCGCAGCAAACCAAACTGCGTATCGCAATTGAGTGTCACAGCTGTATTCAGTGGCTGACCCCTGCGCTTGAGAGCTTCCGTCAGAAGTGGCCGCAGGTGGAGATGGACTTTAAATCCGGTGTGACGTTTGACCCTCAGCCATCGCTCCAGCAGGGCGAGCTGGATCTGGTCATGACCTCAGACATTCTGCCGCGCAGTGGTCTGCACTATTCGCCGATGTTTGATTTTGAAGTGCGCCTGGTTCTGGCTCCGGATCACCCTCTGGCCAGTAAAACGCGCATCACGCCGGAAGATCTGGCGACGGAAACGCTGCTGATTTACCCGGTGCAGCGCAGCCGCCTGGATATCTGGCGTCACTTCCTGCAGCCCGCAGGTATTAGCCCACAGCTGAAAAGCGTGGATAACACCCTGCTGTTGATTCAGATGGTTGCGGCCAGAATGGGTATCGCGGCGCTGCCTCACTGGGTGGTGGAAAGCTTTGAACGCCAGGGTCTGGTCGTGACCAAAACCCTGGGTGAAGGACTGTGGAGCCGGCTGTACGCCGCCGTGCGCGACGGCGAGCAGCGTCAGCCAGTAACGGAAGCGTTTATTCGCTCAGCGCGGAACCACGCGTGCGACCATCTTCCGTTTGTGCGGAGCGCGGAGCGACCCAACGGCGATGTACCCACAGCGAAGCCAGGATCACCGTCCCTCCAGTAA
- a CDS encoding membrane protein, with the protein MALLIITTILWAFSFSLIGEYLAGHVDSYFSVLMRVGLAALVFLPFLRTRGQSLKTILLYMLVGAMQLGIMYLFSFRAYVYLSVSEFLLFTVLTPLYITLIYDLLSKRRLRWGYVLSALLAVVGAAIIRYDKVSDHFWTGLMFVQLANISFAIGMVGYKRLMETRPMPQHNAFAWFYMGAAIVAVAAWFMLGNPQKLPTTSVQWGILVWLGVVASGLGYFMWNYGATQVDAGTLGIMNNVHVPAGLLVNLAIWQEQPHWPSFLTGGTVILASLWVHRRWVAPRSAQTEDGRTRGSALSE; encoded by the coding sequence GTGGCGCTACTCATTATCACCACTATCCTGTGGGCCTTCTCCTTTAGCCTGATCGGTGAATACCTTGCCGGACATGTTGACAGCTACTTCTCGGTACTGATGCGTGTCGGGCTGGCGGCGCTGGTGTTCCTGCCGTTTTTGCGTACTCGCGGGCAGTCGCTAAAAACCATTCTGCTGTACATGCTGGTGGGGGCGATGCAGCTCGGCATCATGTATCTGTTCAGCTTCCGGGCATACGTCTACTTGTCCGTCTCCGAATTCCTGTTGTTTACCGTGCTGACACCGCTCTACATCACGCTGATTTACGATCTGCTGAGCAAGCGTCGCTTACGCTGGGGCTATGTGCTGAGTGCGCTGCTGGCGGTTGTGGGGGCGGCGATTATTCGCTATGACAAAGTGAGCGATCACTTCTGGACTGGCCTGATGTTCGTGCAGCTGGCGAATATCAGCTTTGCTATTGGTATGGTTGGCTACAAACGCCTGATGGAAACCCGTCCGATGCCACAGCATAACGCGTTCGCCTGGTTCTATATGGGGGCTGCTATCGTCGCGGTGGCGGCGTGGTTTATGCTCGGTAACCCGCAAAAACTGCCGACCACCTCCGTGCAGTGGGGCATTCTGGTCTGGCTGGGCGTGGTGGCATCCGGGTTGGGGTATTTCATGTGGAACTACGGCGCTACACAGGTAGACGCCGGTACGCTGGGGATTATGAACAACGTTCATGTGCCTGCGGGGCTACTGGTGAACCTCGCCATCTGGCAGGAACAACCGCACTGGCCGAGCTTCCTTACTGGAGGGACGGTGATCCTGGCTTCGCTGTGGGTACATCGCCGTTGGGTCGCTCCGCGCTCCGCACAAACGGAAGATGGTCGCACGCGTGGTTCCGCGCTGAGCGAATAA
- a CDS encoding sugar/pyridoxal phosphate phosphatase YigL, whose amino-acid sequence MYQVVASDLDGTLLSPDHTLSPYAKETLKLLTARGVNFVFATGRHHVDVGQIRDNLDIKSYMITSNGARVHDTDGNLIFTHNLDRGIAADLFGVVHNNPNIVTNVYRDDEWFMNRHRPEEMRFFKEAVFQYSLYEPGLLEPEGVSKVFFTCTSHEELLPLEQAFNARWGDRVNVSFSTLTCLEVMAGGVSKGHALDAVARRMGFGLKDSIAFGDGMNDAEMLSMAGKGCIMENAHQRLKDLHPELEVIGSNADNAVPKYLRKLFLE is encoded by the coding sequence ATGTACCAGGTTGTTGCATCTGATTTAGATGGCACACTACTTTCCCCCGACCACACCCTGTCGCCTTATGCGAAAGAGACCCTGAAACTCCTGACTGCCCGTGGCGTGAACTTTGTGTTTGCCACCGGTCGCCACCACGTGGATGTAGGGCAGATCCGCGATAATCTGGACATCAAGTCCTACATGATCACCTCCAACGGTGCGCGAGTACACGATACCGATGGCAACCTGATTTTCACTCACAATCTGGATCGTGGCATTGCCGCCGATCTGTTTGGTGTTGTGCATAACAACCCGAATATCGTCACCAACGTTTATCGCGACGATGAGTGGTTTATGAACCGCCACCGTCCGGAAGAGATGCGTTTCTTTAAAGAGGCGGTATTCCAGTATTCGCTGTACGAGCCGGGTCTGCTGGAGCCGGAAGGCGTCAGTAAAGTGTTTTTCACCTGCACCAGCCATGAAGAACTGTTGCCGCTGGAGCAGGCGTTTAATGCGCGCTGGGGTGACCGCGTCAACGTCAGTTTCTCTACGCTTACCTGTCTGGAGGTCATGGCGGGCGGTGTCTCGAAAGGTCACGCGCTGGACGCTGTCGCCAGGCGTATGGGTTTTGGCCTGAAAGACAGCATTGCCTTTGGTGATGGTATGAACGATGCAGAAATGCTCTCGATGGCAGGGAAAGGCTGCATTATGGAGAATGCGCACCAGCGTCTGAAAGATCTGCACCCCGAGCTGGAAGTGATTGGTTCGAACGCCGATAACGCGGTACCAAAATATCTGCGCAAATTGTTCCTTGAATAA
- a CDS encoding lysophospholipase L2, producing MFQQKKDWETRENAFAAFSMGPLTHFWRQREEDEFTGVGRVPVRFVRFRDKKNDRVIVICPGRIESYVKYAELAYDLVHTGFDVLIIDHRGQGLSGRMLSDTHRGHVDNFSDYVDDLAAFWQQEVQPGPWRKRYILAHSMGGAISTLFLQRYEHQCDAIALTAPMYGIVMRFPDWMVRHILDWAEGHQRIREGYAIGTGRWRALPFAINVLTHSRQRYRRNLRFYADEPRLRVGGPTYHWVREGILAGEQVLTGVGNDDTPTLLIQAEEERVVDNRMHDRFCELRAAAGHPCEGRKPLVINGAFHEILFEKDAMRSVALNAIVEFFNRHN from the coding sequence ATGTTTCAGCAGAAAAAGGACTGGGAAACACGAGAAAACGCATTTGCTGCTTTCTCTATGGGGCCGCTGACCCATTTCTGGCGGCAACGTGAGGAAGATGAATTTACAGGCGTAGGTCGTGTTCCGGTACGCTTTGTCCGTTTTCGGGATAAGAAAAATGATCGGGTGATTGTGATATGCCCGGGGCGTATAGAAAGCTACGTTAAATATGCCGAACTGGCTTATGATCTGGTCCATACAGGGTTCGATGTCCTGATTATTGACCATCGTGGGCAGGGGCTTTCCGGTCGTATGTTATCGGACACGCACCGTGGTCATGTGGATAATTTCAGCGATTACGTCGACGATCTTGCCGCATTCTGGCAACAGGAAGTTCAGCCAGGCCCGTGGCGTAAGCGTTATATCCTTGCGCACTCAATGGGCGGTGCGATCTCCACACTGTTTTTGCAGCGTTACGAGCACCAGTGCGATGCCATTGCGCTCACCGCGCCGATGTATGGCATCGTGATGCGTTTTCCTGACTGGATGGTGCGTCATATTCTTGACTGGGCTGAGGGCCATCAGCGCATTCGTGAAGGGTATGCCATCGGGACAGGACGCTGGCGGGCACTACCGTTTGCCATCAATGTGTTAACCCACAGTCGGCAGCGTTATCGCCGTAACCTGCGCTTTTATGCCGATGAACCGCGTTTACGCGTCGGTGGTCCCACTTATCACTGGGTGCGGGAAGGCATTCTGGCCGGTGAGCAGGTATTGACTGGCGTCGGCAATGACGACACACCGACACTCCTGATTCAGGCGGAAGAAGAGCGTGTGGTCGATAACCGCATGCATGACCGCTTTTGTGAACTGCGCGCCGCCGCCGGTCACCCTTGTGAAGGGCGAAAACCGCTGGTTATAAACGGCGCATTCCATGAGATCCTTTTCGAAAAGGACGCTATGCGCTCAGTCGCGCTTAACGCCATTGTTGAGTTTTTCAACCGGCATAACTGA
- a CDS encoding homoserine/homoserine lactone efflux protein, translated as MTFEWWFAYLLTSIILSLSPGSGAINTMTTSINHGYRGAAASIAGLQTGLGIHIVLVGIGLGTLFSRSVLAFEVLKWAGAAYLIWLGIQQWRAAGSINLNTLAQAQTRGRLFKRAVFVNLTNPKSIVFLAALFPQFIVPHQPQVMQYVVLGTTTIVVDIIVMIGYATLAQQIAAWIKGPKQMKALNKVFGSLFMLVGALLASARHA; from the coding sequence ATGACCTTCGAGTGGTGGTTCGCTTACCTGCTGACATCCATCATCCTCAGCCTTTCCCCTGGCTCTGGCGCGATCAATACCATGACCACATCCATCAACCACGGCTATCGCGGTGCGGCGGCGTCCATTGCCGGCTTGCAGACCGGGCTGGGCATTCACATCGTGCTGGTAGGGATTGGTCTGGGGACATTGTTCTCCCGCTCTGTACTGGCGTTTGAGGTGCTGAAATGGGCCGGCGCGGCATATCTGATTTGGCTGGGTATTCAGCAATGGCGTGCCGCAGGATCAATCAACCTGAACACACTCGCTCAGGCACAAACGCGCGGTCGTCTGTTTAAACGCGCAGTGTTCGTTAACCTGACTAACCCGAAAAGCATTGTTTTCCTGGCCGCGTTGTTCCCGCAGTTTATCGTGCCACACCAGCCGCAGGTGATGCAGTACGTGGTGCTGGGTACGACCACCATTGTTGTCGACATCATTGTGATGATTGGTTACGCGACGCTGGCGCAGCAAATCGCGGCCTGGATTAAAGGGCCTAAGCAGATGAAGGCCCTGAATAAAGTGTTCGGTTCGTTGTTTATGCTGGTTGGCGCGCTCCTGGCGTCAGCGCGTCATGCTTAG
- a CDS encoding threonine export protein RhtC: MLMLFLTVALVHIVALMSPGPDFFFVSQTAVSRSRKEAMMGVLGITAGVMVWAAVALLGLNLILAKMAWLHNIIMVGGGLYLCWMGYQMLRGALKKEVKKPEEPKVELATGGRSFVKGLLTNLANPKAIIYFGSVFSLFVGDSVGAGARWGIFLLIVVETFAWFTVVASLFALPAMRRGYQRIAKWIDGFAGALFTGFGIHLIISR, encoded by the coding sequence ATGTTAATGCTATTTCTCACCGTGGCGTTAGTGCATATCGTTGCGCTGATGAGCCCCGGCCCTGACTTTTTCTTCGTGTCACAAACGGCGGTCAGCCGCTCCCGCAAAGAGGCGATGATGGGCGTGCTGGGTATCACTGCGGGTGTCATGGTCTGGGCGGCGGTGGCGCTACTCGGTCTGAACCTGATTCTGGCAAAGATGGCCTGGCTGCATAACATTATTATGGTCGGCGGGGGTCTCTACCTGTGCTGGATGGGCTACCAGATGCTGCGCGGAGCGCTGAAGAAAGAAGTGAAAAAGCCGGAAGAGCCAAAGGTTGAGCTGGCAACGGGCGGCCGTAGCTTTGTGAAAGGGCTGCTGACCAACCTGGCGAACCCGAAAGCGATCATCTATTTTGGCTCCGTGTTCTCTCTGTTTGTCGGTGACAGCGTGGGCGCGGGGGCGCGCTGGGGTATCTTCCTGCTGATTGTCGTTGAGACGTTTGCCTGGTTCACCGTGGTGGCAAGCCTGTTTGCCTTACCGGCAATGCGCCGTGGTTACCAGCGCATCGCAAAGTGGATTGACGGTTTTGCCGGCGCGTTGTTCACCGGCTTCGGTATCCATTTGATTATCTCTCGCTAA